In Aridibaculum aurantiacum, the following proteins share a genomic window:
- a CDS encoding ARPP-1 family domain-containing protein → MADSRILLLLTLLLAAFHGHSQVSELTYNQLEIQYDSAWTYKNLQLIPVRYKDPKIGKEDNHVISLAEAMATKKIKVREVQSKDGADIYTLEMKNDSKENVMVQGGDMLSGGKQDRIFTETKVIKAGTTDYVSVYCVEKGRWDDKPKPFAFRGSANAELRRTVDVNKRQNDVWREIERQYAAAGKVSSTSSILQLFTWGRVTDTNYINYFNQRYRQTDSAFAGFITITGNRIIFCELFSSADLTRIAFPSMLNSAVATAVNNPSAGTPTVDREQLKDFLDHFLMDVVSQKTYISQFGRMQQNAGNVFHLIAYGD, encoded by the coding sequence ATGGCCGATTCCAGGATTTTATTGTTGCTAACGCTCTTGCTGGCTGCCTTCCATGGACACAGCCAGGTATCTGAGCTAACGTACAATCAACTGGAAATACAATATGACTCCGCCTGGACATATAAAAATCTTCAACTTATTCCAGTTCGGTATAAAGATCCAAAGATTGGCAAGGAAGACAATCATGTCATTTCACTTGCCGAAGCTATGGCCACAAAAAAAATCAAGGTTCGCGAAGTGCAGAGTAAAGATGGTGCAGACATCTACACGCTCGAAATGAAGAACGACTCCAAAGAAAATGTAATGGTGCAGGGCGGCGACATGCTATCCGGTGGCAAACAGGACAGAATCTTTACTGAGACCAAAGTGATCAAGGCAGGCACTACAGACTATGTAAGTGTGTACTGTGTGGAGAAAGGAAGATGGGATGATAAACCTAAACCGTTTGCTTTTCGCGGGTCGGCTAATGCAGAATTGAGACGGACAGTGGATGTGAACAAACGCCAAAATGATGTATGGCGCGAAATAGAAAGGCAATATGCAGCTGCAGGTAAAGTAAGTTCTACCTCTAGTATTCTTCAATTATTTACCTGGGGAAGAGTAACAGATACCAATTACATCAACTACTTTAACCAAAGATACCGGCAAACGGATAGCGCCTTTGCTGGGTTCATTACCATCACTGGCAACCGCATCATCTTTTGCGAATTATTTTCTTCAGCAGATCTCACACGTATTGCTTTTCCTTCTATGCTAAACAGTGCCGTAGCTACAGCTGTCAACAATCCTTCTGCCGGCACGCCCACTGTTGACCGCGAACAACTGAAAGATTTTCTTGACCATTTTCTAATGGATGTAGTAAGCCAGAAGACATACATTTCGCAGTTTGGGCGCATGCAACAAAACGCAGGAAATGTTTTTCACCTTATAGCTTATGGCGATTGA
- the gltX gene encoding glutamate--tRNA ligase, with protein MEKKVRVRFAPSPTGGLHLGGVRTVLYNYLFAKKNNGVFVLRIEDTDQSRYVAGAEEYIQECLRWCGLQPDESPIHGGEFAPYRQSERKPMYRNYAEQLVQQGNAYYAFDTPEELEAMRTNFKTESNPSPQYNHAVRQQMRNSLSLSKEEVEKLLADGVPHVIRIKMPQDETISFTDMIRGDVSFNSSQVDDKVLLKADGMPTYHLAVVVDDYAMKISHAFRGEEWLPSAPVHLLLWKYLGWQNDMPQWAHLPLIMKPDGHGKLSKRDGDRLGFPVFAMNWKDPRSEEEATGFRELGFLPEAFINMLAVLGWNDGTEQELFSLEELVEKFALEKVHKGGAKFDYEKAKWFNHEWIKRLPVSHYSEQVKSLLQAAGVEVESNEKLEQVMELVKDRCTLLTDFVQQAGFFFKTPANLDVASVQPKWNEDKAMFFQVLSEKLVTLEQWNAFNIETLFKETAVEKNIKVGELQLPFRIMLVGGKFGPTVFDIAALVGKEETINRIRQGLTFIAS; from the coding sequence ATGGAAAAGAAAGTAAGAGTTCGTTTTGCCCCATCGCCTACTGGTGGTTTGCACCTGGGTGGGGTAAGAACAGTTTTGTACAATTACCTGTTTGCAAAAAAGAACAACGGGGTTTTTGTTTTACGTATAGAAGATACAGATCAGAGCCGGTATGTTGCCGGCGCAGAAGAATATATACAGGAGTGCCTGAGATGGTGCGGCCTGCAGCCTGATGAAAGTCCTATACATGGTGGTGAGTTTGCACCTTACAGGCAGAGTGAACGCAAGCCTATGTACCGTAACTATGCAGAGCAGTTGGTACAGCAGGGAAATGCTTATTATGCTTTTGATACGCCTGAAGAACTGGAGGCCATGCGCACCAACTTTAAAACAGAAAGCAATCCTTCGCCGCAATACAACCACGCAGTAAGACAGCAAATGCGCAATTCACTTTCGCTTTCTAAAGAAGAAGTAGAAAAGTTGCTGGCTGATGGTGTGCCACATGTTATTCGTATAAAAATGCCGCAAGATGAAACGATCAGCTTTACAGATATGATACGCGGCGATGTCTCTTTCAACTCATCTCAGGTAGATGATAAAGTGCTATTAAAAGCTGACGGTATGCCTACTTATCACCTGGCGGTGGTAGTAGATGATTATGCTATGAAAATCAGCCACGCTTTTCGTGGGGAGGAATGGTTACCAAGTGCGCCTGTACACCTGCTGTTGTGGAAGTACCTGGGCTGGCAAAACGATATGCCGCAATGGGCACATCTTCCACTTATTATGAAACCTGATGGTCATGGTAAACTGAGCAAGCGCGATGGCGACAGGTTAGGCTTTCCTGTATTTGCAATGAATTGGAAAGATCCGCGTAGTGAAGAAGAAGCAACAGGATTTAGAGAACTTGGTTTTTTACCAGAAGCATTTATCAATATGCTGGCTGTACTCGGCTGGAACGATGGTACTGAGCAGGAGCTGTTTTCACTAGAGGAACTGGTGGAGAAATTTGCTTTAGAGAAAGTGCATAAGGGCGGCGCAAAGTTCGATTACGAGAAAGCTAAATGGTTCAACCACGAATGGATAAAACGCCTGCCGGTATCGCACTATAGCGAGCAGGTAAAAAGCTTATTACAAGCAGCAGGAGTGGAGGTAGAAAGTAATGAAAAACTGGAGCAGGTAATGGAGCTGGTGAAGGACAGGTGTACCTTATTGACAGACTTTGTACAGCAGGCAGGGTTCTTCTTTAAAACTCCAGCCAATTTAGATGTAGCTTCTGTACAGCCGAAGTGGAATGAAGACAAGGCTATGTTCTTCCAGGTGTTATCCGAAAAGCTGGTAACGCTGGAGCAATGGAACGCTTTCAATATTGAGACGTTATTTAAAGAAACCGCAGTTGAGAAGAATATTAAAGTAGGAGAACTGCAGCTGCCATTCCGGATAATGCTGGTAGGCGGCAAGTTTGGGCCTACTGTATTTGATATAGCAGCACTTGTTGGTAAAGAAGAAACCATCAACAGGATCAGGCAAGGATTGACGTTCATAGCTTCATAA
- a CDS encoding endonuclease/exonuclease/phosphatase family protein has product MKNLFVACLTLLVSATCIAQKPQYKVAVISFYNLENFYDTVRNPAIDDREFLPTGDKNYNSSIYWDKVKRLATVISQIGTEMSPDGPAILGVAEIENDTVLTDLVNHPLIKQRNYKIVHYDSKDARGVDVGMLYNPKYFTVEVSAPLYVQLPGGSKDAWHTRDVLWVKGKLDGETVHIYVNHWPSRRGGEERSQPARNAAAAVVKAHIDGVMAKTPDAKVVVMGDLNDDPTSPSVAQILKAKGKEKEVRTSGLFNPWVDLYKKGIGTLAYQDAWGLFDQIIVSHAWLSKEQEGFFYFMPKVFNKEYMVENIGRYKGYPMRTWDGNTYRAGYSDHFPTYLIMLKKVKQQDAIAR; this is encoded by the coding sequence ATGAAAAATTTATTTGTTGCTTGCCTAACCCTACTGGTATCTGCTACTTGTATAGCACAAAAACCTCAATACAAAGTGGCGGTTATCTCCTTTTATAACCTGGAGAATTTTTACGATACAGTTAGAAATCCTGCTATAGACGACAGGGAGTTTCTTCCTACAGGCGACAAGAATTACAATAGTTCTATTTACTGGGATAAAGTGAAACGCTTAGCAACCGTCATCTCGCAGATCGGTACAGAAATGTCGCCTGATGGACCAGCCATACTTGGCGTAGCGGAAATTGAAAACGATACCGTACTTACAGATCTTGTGAACCACCCGCTTATCAAGCAGCGCAATTACAAAATTGTTCATTACGATAGTAAAGATGCGCGTGGCGTAGATGTGGGGATGCTGTACAACCCGAAATACTTCACCGTAGAAGTAAGCGCGCCGCTGTATGTACAGCTTCCTGGTGGTAGTAAAGATGCATGGCATACCCGCGATGTGCTTTGGGTAAAAGGAAAATTAGATGGTGAGACCGTACATATATATGTAAACCACTGGCCTAGCCGTCGTGGTGGAGAAGAAAGAAGCCAGCCTGCACGTAATGCAGCAGCTGCCGTGGTAAAAGCACATATAGATGGCGTTATGGCCAAAACGCCAGATGCGAAGGTGGTAGTGATGGGCGACCTGAATGATGATCCTACCAGTCCGAGCGTAGCGCAAATTTTAAAAGCAAAAGGCAAAGAAAAGGAAGTAAGGACAAGCGGTCTTTTCAACCCTTGGGTAGACCTTTATAAAAAAGGTATAGGAACACTGGCTTACCAGGACGCCTGGGGATTATTTGACCAGATAATCGTTAGCCATGCATGGCTGAGCAAAGAGCAGGAAGGTTTCTTCTACTTTATGCCTAAGGTGTTCAACAAGGAATACATGGTAGAGAACATTGGCCGTTACAAAGGCTATCCAATGCGCACATGGGATGGAAACACCTACCGCGCCGGCTATAGCGACCACTTTCCTACTTACTTAATTATGCTAAAGAAGGTAAAGCAGCAGGATGCTATAGCGAGGTAG
- the rpsF gene encoding 30S ribosomal protein S6, whose amino-acid sequence MNNYELMVIFTPVLSEEDFKAAQKKFTDMIVEHGGEIVNSNPWGLKSLAYPIQKKTTAIYWVSEFKAQSDFNEKLKIQLLRDEQVLRHMITKLDKYAVEYNNRKRSGVPTGTEKVEA is encoded by the coding sequence ATGAACAATTATGAATTGATGGTGATTTTTACCCCGGTGCTTTCTGAGGAAGACTTCAAGGCAGCTCAGAAAAAATTCACCGATATGATTGTTGAGCACGGCGGAGAGATCGTGAACAGCAACCCATGGGGACTTAAATCACTTGCGTATCCCATCCAGAAGAAGACAACTGCGATCTACTGGGTATCGGAATTTAAAGCGCAATCCGACTTCAATGAGAAGCTGAAGATCCAGCTCCTGAGAGACGAGCAAGTGCTTCGTCACATGATTACTAAGCTCGATAAATACGCCGTCGAGTATAATAACCGCAAAAGAAGTGGCGTACCTACAGGAACCGAAAAAGTGGAGGCATAA
- a CDS encoding TonB-dependent receptor, with the protein MKMLVPALFALVAAQAQQPDRPARTDTLPARDSLLIEMKDQIMDNIPVISLDEGGMGDGQNISSILTAGRDPFFSAASFNFSAVRFRLRGYDNDLNTTFMNGIPMDNLDNGFTPFGLWGGLNDVMRNRELNLGLRPNTFAFGDIGSNTNIDARASRQRKQTSFGYALSNRAYTHRFNFTHSTGISKKGWAFTVSGSRRWADEGYVPGTYYNGWSYFFAVDKKISNRHTLSFTAFGAPTENGRQTGAVMEAMELTGSHYYNPAWGYQEGKKRNANVAKTHQPFFIFTHDFRINNSTTLTTAAGYSTGERSTTALDWYNAADPRPDYYRYLPSYQQDPAVQQQAREAIMANPNLLQINWLALYEANRGNWETIRNVNGIAGNDTSGRRSRYVLQDRVIATNRFNANTVLNTRVSDHLEFSAGATFQAQRNNYFNRVNDLLGGAFYVDLNQFAERDFPNNPNVNQNDLNRPNRIVGVGDKYGHNYDINVRRASAWAQGVFKFSKVDFFLSGELSNTNFYRVGNVRNGLYPNNSFGKSSVNNFTNYALKGGMTYKIDGRNYVYANAARLTRAPFFENVYIAPRTRDFIQDNTTSETVTSVEGGYVLNAPRVKLRLSGYYTNFDNQMNVMTFFHDEVRNFVNYALSNIDKVHFGTEFGMEAKILPNVTMNAAASIGRYYFNSRQNAIVTVDNNSSTLDVDRARQTIYSQNFRVSSTPQEAYSLGFTYRSPKYWFVSLTGNYFDQMWLEFNPIRRTQGAVDGLDLNDKPQAEMYRSIIDQTRWDPQFTLDFFGGYSWKLPRRYNLGSNSFLVFNGGVSNLTNNQDIITGGFEQLRFDFATRNVNKFPPRVFYSFGLNYFVGVTYRF; encoded by the coding sequence ATGAAAATGCTGGTACCAGCGCTTTTTGCCCTTGTGGCAGCGCAGGCCCAGCAACCTGATCGTCCTGCAAGGACTGATACCCTCCCCGCCCGAGACTCCCTGCTTATCGAAATGAAAGACCAGATCATGGATAACATCCCTGTTATCTCGCTTGATGAAGGTGGAATGGGAGATGGGCAGAACATTTCGTCAATATTGACTGCCGGACGCGATCCTTTCTTCTCTGCTGCATCATTCAATTTCAGTGCTGTTCGTTTTAGGTTGCGTGGCTACGACAACGACCTGAACACCACTTTTATGAATGGCATTCCGATGGACAACCTGGACAATGGATTTACTCCATTTGGACTATGGGGTGGACTAAACGATGTAATGCGTAACCGTGAACTTAATCTTGGTCTGCGTCCTAATACTTTTGCTTTTGGTGATATTGGAAGTAATACCAATATAGATGCAAGAGCCAGCAGGCAAAGAAAACAGACCAGCTTTGGTTATGCGCTTTCAAACAGGGCGTATACGCATCGTTTTAATTTTACCCACAGCACCGGCATTAGCAAAAAAGGCTGGGCTTTCACCGTTTCAGGAAGCCGCCGTTGGGCCGACGAAGGTTATGTACCCGGAACCTACTACAATGGCTGGAGCTACTTTTTTGCAGTAGATAAAAAGATCAGCAACAGGCATACTTTATCATTCACAGCTTTTGGTGCTCCTACAGAAAACGGTCGCCAGACAGGTGCTGTTATGGAAGCAATGGAACTTACAGGTTCACATTACTACAACCCTGCATGGGGCTACCAGGAAGGCAAAAAGCGTAATGCTAACGTGGCAAAGACGCACCAGCCTTTCTTCATTTTCACCCACGACTTCCGTATCAACAACAGTACAACACTTACTACCGCTGCAGGTTATTCTACCGGTGAAAGAAGTACTACAGCATTGGATTGGTATAATGCTGCTGATCCTCGTCCTGATTATTACAGGTACCTGCCAAGTTACCAGCAAGATCCTGCTGTGCAGCAGCAAGCAAGGGAAGCTATAATGGCAAACCCAAACCTGCTACAGATAAACTGGCTGGCTCTTTACGAAGCTAACAGGGGCAACTGGGAAACAATCAGAAACGTAAATGGTATTGCTGGAAATGATACTTCTGGTCGCCGTTCTCGCTATGTTTTGCAAGACAGGGTAATTGCAACTAACCGTTTCAATGCCAATACTGTTTTGAATACACGCGTCAGCGATCATCTTGAATTTTCTGCAGGTGCTACTTTCCAGGCACAACGTAATAACTATTTCAACAGGGTGAACGACCTTTTAGGTGGCGCTTTTTATGTAGATCTTAACCAGTTTGCTGAAAGAGATTTCCCAAACAACCCGAACGTAAACCAAAATGACCTGAACCGCCCTAATCGTATAGTAGGTGTAGGTGATAAATATGGTCATAACTACGATATCAATGTAAGACGAGCTTCTGCATGGGCACAGGGAGTTTTCAAGTTTAGCAAGGTTGACTTCTTCCTTTCAGGAGAACTTTCTAATACTAATTTTTATAGGGTAGGTAATGTGCGCAATGGCTTGTATCCAAACAATTCATTTGGCAAATCATCAGTGAATAATTTCACCAACTATGCATTGAAAGGTGGAATGACCTATAAGATAGATGGTAGAAATTATGTGTATGCAAATGCGGCGCGATTAACACGTGCACCATTCTTCGAAAATGTTTACATAGCACCTCGTACACGTGACTTCATCCAGGACAACACTACAAGTGAAACCGTTACAAGTGTAGAAGGTGGTTATGTGCTAAATGCTCCAAGGGTAAAACTTAGGTTGAGTGGTTACTATACCAACTTCGACAACCAGATGAACGTAATGACCTTCTTCCACGACGAAGTGAGAAACTTTGTGAACTATGCACTTAGCAATATTGATAAAGTTCACTTCGGTACTGAATTCGGTATGGAAGCAAAGATTTTACCTAACGTTACTATGAATGCTGCTGCTTCAATTGGTCGTTACTACTTCAACAGCAGGCAGAATGCGATTGTAACTGTAGATAATAATTCAAGTACATTGGATGTTGATCGTGCAAGGCAAACCATTTACTCGCAGAATTTCCGTGTGTCATCTACACCACAGGAAGCGTATAGCTTAGGATTTACCTATCGCTCTCCTAAATACTGGTTCGTTAGCCTTACCGGAAACTACTTCGACCAGATGTGGTTAGAGTTCAACCCTATTCGTCGTACACAAGGCGCGGTAGATGGATTGGATCTGAATGATAAACCACAGGCTGAAATGTATCGCAGCATTATTGACCAAACCCGCTGGGATCCTCAATTCACTCTTGACTTCTTTGGTGGTTACTCATGGAAATTGCCAAGAAGATATAACCTTGGAAGCAATTCCTTCCTTGTATTCAACGGAGGCGTAAGCAACCTAACTAACAACCAGGATATCATCACCGGCGGCTTCGAGCAACTGCGCTTTGACTTCGCCACAAGGAACGTTAACAAGTTTCCTCCAAGGGTATTCTACTCTTTTGGCCTTAACTACTTTGTTGGCGTAACCTACCGTTTCTAA
- the rplI gene encoding 50S ribosomal protein L9, which yields MQVILIQDVDNLGGANELVTVKNGYARNFLIPQKKAVEANSSNLKQMQEREKQKAKKEAKLLSEINSVIAVLKESPLRIGAKTGTSGKIFGSVTSLQISRAIRDQKGFEIDRKRINIVDEVKELGTHKATIDFGNGNTTEVEFEVVSE from the coding sequence ATGCAAGTAATATTAATTCAAGACGTAGATAACCTGGGTGGAGCCAATGAGCTTGTAACCGTAAAAAATGGTTATGCTCGTAACTTCCTGATCCCTCAGAAAAAAGCTGTTGAAGCTAATTCTTCTAACCTGAAGCAAATGCAGGAAAGAGAAAAGCAAAAAGCTAAGAAAGAAGCTAAGTTGCTTTCTGAGATCAACAGTGTTATCGCTGTACTAAAAGAATCTCCACTGAGAATCGGTGCTAAAACTGGTACAAGTGGAAAGATCTTCGGTAGCGTTACATCTCTACAGATCAGCCGCGCTATCCGCGACCAAAAAGGTTTCGAGATCGATCGCAAACGCATCAACATTGTAGATGAAGTAAAAGAATTGGGTACTCATAAAGCAACTATTGATTTTGGTAATGGCAACACTACCGAAGTTGAATTTGAAGTAGTATCTGAATAA
- a CDS encoding polysaccharide deacetylase family protein, with the protein MYFVKTPWWLRKIYPTLTWSIPAKENEVFLTFDDGPHPTITPFVLDELKKYEMKATFFCIGKNVRKHPGIYKRIIEEGHRVGNHTMGHLNGWKTGDAVYLNDVLVAREFIDSNLFRPPYGRISKFQVKQLLPVFNIIMWDVISGDFDISISAERCLQNVILNVQPSSIVVFHDSEKAFPRLETALPKTLEYLKDKGWTSKSIMI; encoded by the coding sequence ATGTATTTTGTAAAGACACCCTGGTGGTTAAGAAAAATTTACCCAACACTTACCTGGAGTATTCCAGCCAAAGAAAACGAAGTGTTCTTAACCTTTGATGACGGCCCACATCCTACCATTACACCTTTTGTATTAGATGAACTGAAGAAGTACGAAATGAAAGCAACCTTCTTTTGCATTGGTAAGAATGTGCGTAAACATCCGGGTATTTATAAACGTATTATAGAAGAAGGTCATCGTGTTGGAAACCACACTATGGGTCACCTGAATGGCTGGAAAACAGGTGATGCTGTGTACCTGAATGATGTATTGGTAGCACGTGAATTTATTGACAGCAACCTGTTTCGTCCACCGTATGGAAGAATCAGCAAATTCCAGGTAAAGCAATTGCTGCCTGTATTCAATATCATTATGTGGGATGTTATCAGTGGAGACTTCGATATCAGCATTTCAGCAGAAAGATGTTTACAAAATGTAATTCTTAATGTACAGCCAAGCTCTATTGTCGTTTTTCATGATAGTGAAAAAGCGTTTCCGCGGTTAGAGACTGCACTTCCTAAAACACTTGAATATTTAAAAGATAAAGGTTGGACAAGTAAAAGCATCATGATTTAA
- a CDS encoding DUF5689 domain-containing protein, translated as MKNRFSLVGLASLLIVLATALAISSCKKRFDEPATFAPVNIDTNTTIRQLKNLSPSSGQLIEITNDVVFKGRVTANDRSGNIYKMIYLQDESAAIGIELDATGLYNQYPLGREVYVKAKGLYLVNEAGMLKLATRTVVQGTPTVSAIPSTLIDRYIVRGELKDRVEPVDVTLAQLDNLSQYQSMLIRLTDFEVANADLNKTFADTSANRATTNINFRNCSGGSIIVRSSGYANFAGIRVPQGRGTVTAIFTVFNTTKQLLIRDTTDVQLNGPRCGAANPNLQVKTIQEIRALYTGAPATIPANTGIEGIVVSNTANEAAGNYRIQDASGSGIQLRFTTAANPGAVLGDKLLVDLSGLTVELFNGDMQVNNVFSATKTGTGTITPRATTVAAINTNLAGSPSNNWASTVVTLSNVTISQVSTSGAGTNYSVTDATGSIISFVRTGLGITLPPAASSFTGYVSIFNGTPQITIRSAADVVAATTPEAAVTTAAVTGITQTAATSGGNVTYAGTTAVTARGVVWSTSQNPTVALSTKTVDGSGTGTFTSAITGLTANTTYYVRAYATNSSGTSYGNQVTFTTAAAGANVIENFETGAKTNYTDAAVALTTGSWFFTDGLLGTDANDLKAGAQSARLRGTATKDASIKMEFDVQGVQKVKFKFGGSTFNEGTDDAQEISVQLKYSKNGGTTWTTLAKKVGARGSLTATEYDIPATATENVRIEIVNTSFLRSTGNRLRVNIDDVELVK; from the coding sequence ATGAAAAATAGATTTTCGTTGGTGGGACTGGCAAGCCTGCTGATAGTACTTGCTACAGCGCTGGCTATTTCCAGTTGTAAAAAAAGGTTTGATGAGCCCGCTACATTCGCTCCTGTTAACATTGACACCAACACCACCATCAGGCAATTGAAAAACCTGAGCCCTTCAAGTGGACAATTGATAGAGATAACCAATGATGTTGTTTTTAAAGGACGTGTAACAGCAAATGACAGAAGCGGTAACATTTACAAAATGATTTACCTGCAGGATGAATCTGCAGCTATCGGTATTGAGCTGGACGCTACTGGTTTGTACAACCAATATCCACTCGGCCGCGAGGTGTATGTAAAAGCTAAAGGCCTTTACCTGGTAAATGAAGCAGGTATGCTGAAGCTGGCTACAAGAACTGTAGTTCAGGGAACACCTACTGTTTCAGCTATTCCTTCTACACTTATAGATCGTTATATAGTAAGAGGTGAGCTGAAAGATCGAGTAGAGCCGGTAGATGTAACGCTTGCTCAACTGGACAACCTAAGCCAGTACCAGAGCATGCTGATCCGCCTTACAGATTTTGAAGTTGCCAATGCTGATCTGAATAAAACATTTGCTGATACATCTGCTAACAGGGCAACAACTAACATCAACTTCAGGAACTGTTCTGGTGGAAGCATCATTGTAAGATCCAGTGGTTATGCAAATTTTGCAGGTATCCGTGTTCCTCAGGGACGTGGTACTGTGACAGCTATTTTCACTGTCTTCAATACAACTAAGCAGTTGTTGATCCGCGATACAACAGATGTTCAGTTGAATGGTCCTCGTTGTGGTGCTGCTAATCCAAACCTGCAGGTTAAAACAATCCAGGAGATCAGGGCGCTTTATACAGGTGCTCCGGCTACCATTCCAGCTAATACAGGTATAGAGGGTATAGTAGTTTCTAACACCGCTAACGAAGCAGCTGGTAACTATCGTATTCAAGATGCAAGTGGTTCAGGTATTCAGCTTCGTTTTACTACAGCTGCTAATCCAGGTGCTGTATTAGGCGATAAATTGCTGGTTGATCTTTCCGGACTTACGGTTGAATTATTCAATGGCGACATGCAGGTGAACAACGTTTTCTCAGCTACTAAAACAGGAACAGGAACCATTACTCCTCGTGCTACTACAGTTGCAGCTATTAATACAAACCTAGCTGGTTCTCCATCTAACAATTGGGCATCTACGGTGGTTACTTTAAGTAATGTTACCATCTCCCAGGTTAGCACAAGTGGTGCTGGTACTAACTATTCAGTAACTGATGCTACAGGTTCTATCATCTCTTTTGTAAGAACAGGATTAGGAATTACGCTTCCTCCTGCTGCTTCATCATTTACGGGTTATGTATCAATTTTCAATGGTACTCCGCAAATAACCATTCGTTCTGCTGCTGATGTAGTAGCTGCTACCACACCTGAAGCTGCTGTAACAACAGCTGCAGTTACCGGTATTACTCAAACTGCTGCTACCAGTGGTGGTAATGTTACATATGCAGGTACTACCGCTGTTACTGCTCGTGGTGTTGTGTGGAGTACTTCACAAAATCCTACTGTAGCACTTAGCACCAAAACTGTTGATGGTTCTGGTACAGGTACATTTACTAGTGCAATCACTGGATTAACAGCAAACACTACTTACTATGTAAGGGCTTATGCTACCAACAGTTCAGGTACATCTTATGGCAACCAGGTAACATTTACTACAGCTGCTGCCGGTGCTAATGTTATTGAGAACTTTGAAACTGGTGCAAAGACCAATTATACTGATGCTGCTGTAGCACTTACAACAGGTTCTTGGTTCTTCACTGATGGACTTTTAGGCACTGATGCAAATGATTTAAAAGCTGGTGCTCAATCAGCACGTCTTCGTGGTACTGCAACAAAAGATGCTTCAATAAAAATGGAGTTTGATGTGCAAGGTGTACAGAAGGTAAAGTTCAAATTCGGTGGATCTACTTTCAACGAAGGAACCGACGATGCACAAGAGATCAGCGTTCAACTGAAATATTCTAAAAATGGTGGTACTACCTGGACTACACTTGCTAAAAAAGTAGGTGCAAGAGGTTCACTTACTGCCACTGAATATGATATTCCTGCTACAGCTACTGAGAATGTTAGAATTGAAATAGTCAATACTTCATTCCTGCGCTCTACTGGTAACAGGCTAAGAGTAAACATTGATGATGTAGAACTGGTGAAGTAA
- the rpsR gene encoding 30S ribosomal protein S18, producing the protein MAKANEIKYLTAIKQEKRAKKFCRFKKYGIKYIDYKDAEFLKKFLNEQGKMLPRRLTGNSLKYQRKVADAIKKARQMALLPYVTDLLK; encoded by the coding sequence ATGGCAAAAGCTAATGAAATTAAGTACCTGACCGCCATCAAGCAAGAGAAGCGCGCTAAGAAATTCTGCCGTTTCAAAAAGTATGGCATTAAGTACATCGACTACAAAGACGCTGAGTTCCTGAAGAAATTCCTGAACGAGCAAGGTAAAATGTTACCTCGTCGTCTTACTGGTAACTCACTGAAGTACCAACGTAAAGTGGCTGATGCAATTAAGAAAGCACGCCAGATGGCGTTGTTGCCTTATGTAACAGACCTTTTGAAATAA